The DNA sequence GGTTAAGAATTGGGGCCTCACAATCACTGGCCAATATGCTTTTCTCTCATGCCCTTCTTCATTCATGGTTCGATATTTTGGTGTCTTAGGCATAGAGGAACCACACCAATCCATCCCGAACTTGGTGGTTAAACTCTATTGTGGTGATGATACTGTTGCTGAGGTCATGTGGAAAAATAGCTTGATGCCAAGATGATAAAAAGCTTAACACCTCTCattcttattactttattttttcaatatgaacaaagaaaatgaaaactaaaaaggTCATCTTATTCAAAACCCTAATTATGAAATCCCTTCTCTACTTCGCACCTCAGAACACAACGTTCTTATATAGAGAGAGGCACTTTCACATCTTCTTAATCCGAAACGATTGGGGAGAGGaaaggttcctttttttttttgggtactccCGGGAAAGATCTAGTGGACACGGGGTGAGGCCTGTAGCTTAAAAGATTAGAGCACGTGGCTACGAACCACAGTGTCGGGGGTTCGAATCCCTTCTTGCCCACAACCGGCCAAAAAGGGAAGGACCTTTCCCTTTGGGGGTAGGAAAATCATGATCAGGATTGCGGACCCCAAGCTATGGAATTTGGTCTTTTGTCGAAATGGAATGGccttactctttcttttttctttctttttaattatcgttaatggttgataaattttaatacaGTATGCCCGGCCTGAAGCCCAAATCCgcatacttttttgttttacgcCCCATAATTCTTTCTCTGCTAGTTTAGGGCAGAATAGCGGAGAAAGTACAAGTATTAGTAGCATAGCAAAAATGCATGCATCGTCATAAATATGTTTTCTTGTGATAATTGTGGCTTCCCAAGCAATTTGATGTTTGCATCTTTGATGCACATGCTATTAAATTCAAGAATTCTTAATTGGATAGTTGTAAATAGCCCCAGACTGTGGAACGAAGGATTATCTTGGACCTACACTGAGGTATTGACAGCGATTCTCAAATATCGTAAAACAAAATGTGATACGATGAGATAGAATGTAATAGAAACAAAGGCACAGGGAACGAGTTACCTACTCTTAATGGTCAAAGCGAACACTTTCATTTCAAATTCTTTAATTTGGAATGAATCAAATCTCCCCAAGTAGAATTCAAACCTACGACCACTCAGTTAACAGTCGACCACTCTACCATTGAGCTATTGAGGAACAACAGGGGATTACATCTCATAAAGTTCAATTCCCATTCTCAACCCATGATCAATATAAGCTCGAAGTTTCCTTTGTAACTCCCGGAACTTCTTCATAGTGGCTCCATTCCATGCCTCATTTCATAGGGAACCCAAAAGTGgctttatttcattatattccaTCCATATCCCAATTCCATTCATTTAATATCCCTTTGGTGTCATTAAGACAAGAGATGTCGTTTCTAGTCTATCTCtttctatttctatatatatatatatggaaagtttaaaaatgatcatataataatccaaaaattgcaatcgaaaagaaaaaagggaggtttgtgatgatttttaaatcttttatactAGGTAATCTAGTATTCTCATGCGTGAAGATAATGAATTCGGTCTTTTTGGTCGGACTCTATTATGGATTTCTAACCACATTCTCCATAGGGATCGACTAATTCTAATTGTTTAGAAGCAATCCACAGAGCGGTTTATCCTATTCAGGTAATCACAACAAAAAAGTATTGGATTCTCTTTCGGATAGGTCCTAAAAGGAGAAGGATGGAATGCCAACATGCATCTATTATTGAATTCACCCGGCCAGATAGTACCCACTTTGGGAACATCCAGCACCAAAGTCACTGAATGGGTAAGTCGCCAATCTCTAAAATAGGCTATGTAATGTACTTTATCTGCTGGGTTACCGAGGGGGGGCATTTTATCAGAGGTTTCTACTGTATCAATCTACCCTTGTGTGATTCCTATTGAAGCATATACTCGGGGGGTGGGTTACGTGCAGGATGGATGATTTCAAAGTGGTCTCACCATTCATTAGATGGAGAAGATCACCAAGATTTTGTGATCAGCTGTTGAACTTATTCCAATTCATTGAGCATtctcaatattcaatattatgcCTTGAAGATGAATTGAACCTCCACGCTCTTTAGCACGACATTTTGAGTCTCACGTGTCTACCATTTCACCCCCAAGGCATCCTGAAAGTGAATCATATTCCATGAATATGATATCTTTCCAGTGTGATGTATAGAATATATGACAAAGGTGGAGTGTTAGAGTATTTCTATTGATCAGTCATGCCATATAGGCCCGAATCAAACATCCAATTGCTTCTATTTGAATTATCCGGAGGGTGCcttatcttatatttatattatataaaaaatatggacAATCAAACTTATTTCTCGATTCAATAAAAGCCCAAAGAGGTGAGGTGAATAGGGTTTGATTACACCTATTCTTAATCCTAAATGGAAATTAACGATGTAGGGATCCATATGTaaacataatatttatttagataCGTTTGAATGACCCCTTCTCATAATTAGAATGTATATAACCCTATTCTGGTCTGGTCCGGTATGGAATGAACTTATAATCATGGAATCGACTAGATCAttagattttatattataaGTTCATAACCCTAGCCCATTCCCATTTTGGGTGGAATAGATTTACTAATTCTTTGATTCAAGTTAGTAAGAAACGGATTCTAGAAGCTAAAAAAGGGTATCCTGAGCAATTTCAATAATCGGGTTCATTGATATTCCTGGTATAGTCGATGTTATCACACATACAATCATACTTAATTCCATGGAAGTGTTTGATCTTAAAGAGGATCTTCTATAATTTTGCACGTGAGGTGTTATCTTGGTTTCATCCAGTCATTAATAACTTgattatttttagataatagTAGATAGAAACAATGCTCATAAGGAGTCCTATTGAAATCGAGAAATATAGGCCTGCCTGCCATCCACACCAGAATAAATGAAGTTTTCCCAAAAAATCTGCTACTGGAGGAAAACCTCCTAAGGATAAGAGAGATAAGGCtaaagagagagccaaaaaaggATCTTTCATGTATAATCCTGCATAATCTCGAATGTTATTAGTTCCAATACATAGACTAAATGATACAATACAAGCAAAAGTTCCTAGATTCATAGAGATATAAAACAACATATAAGTTATCATGCTTGCATATCcaccatttgagtctccaacaATTATTCCAATAATTACATATACAATTTGACCTGTGGACGAATACAAAAGTATACGCTTCATGCTTGTTTAAGTAATAGCAATGAGAGTCGCCAATTTCATACTAAGAATGCCATTTGTTTgatgagaaataaaaaggaatatcgAAAATTCGAATGGCTAAAGCTGACGCAGCTACTTTCGAAGTAATAGAAAGAACAGCAACAACCGGAGTGGGAGAGTCAGAGTCAAAAAGAGGattcctcacttctttctcTCATTCAAAACTGTGCATGAGACTTTCATCTCGCACAGCTCCTAAgtgataaagaaagaaaaactcatcttctttctttttagaCTACCTTCCTCGCTTATGTATAAGATTGAACCCATTCGATTTCTAAAAAGGATTACTAATCCTTAACTTTTTGAAGAATTCTTCATCAGTGGTTGTGAATGACTGATTTTTCTTGATCTTTTCGACCTTGGTTCCATAGGAGCAAGTAAGAAAGATTGAAAATAGAACCATCTGATTGGATTCGTTCTCAATAGTCATGAGATGATCATCTTAGGATGATCAATTTGTCGATGGATGTTCCTATTACACTCATAGTCTCTGAAGGATAAAAGCCAATTATGTAGCATCTACATTGAGAATTCACTTATTGTATATGTCATTAGTCTGATCCTTTGTAGGAACTACCTGTAATAACGAACTTGCAacatgaatctctttatcataaaGAGATTCATTGTTCCTAACATTGCTTCaccttaattgttatttgaaCAAGTAAAAGTTATGTCTTGGTCCGAGTGGGGATAGCATTTCTCTTCTGCATGTCCATGGagttttgaaaaatccaaacatctCAAAGATAGATAGAGAGGTAGGAATTTATCGAACGAACCGTACTCTTTCATATATGTCAGGAGTCCATTGATGAGAAGGGGTTGGGAAAAGTTTGAACCCAATTCCTATAGTGatgaatataaatgaaattgaaattcctGGGGAGTTATACATTTGTGTATTGATAAGACCATTCACTATTTTCTGAAGCTCGATCTCTCCCCCAGATGAACCATATAGCCAAGAGAAACCATGAACTAGAATAGAAAAGCCTGCCCCAACCATTAGTAAATATTTTGCAGTAGCCTCGTTAGACCGTACATATTTCTTGCTATATCCAAATAAGAGGTTGTAGCATAAACTGAAACATTCTGGAGCTATAAAGATAGTTATTAAATCGTCAGCACCGCATAAAAACATTCCTCTTAGAGTAGTTGTTAATACGAATAGCAGAAACTCTATTATAGCCATTTTTATACATTCAATGTACTATACGAATAGAGGAATACATAAAGttgaacataataaaatatgaaattgaaatatttcgttgaaattgtttgtttggaaatttcttggaaagCTAATCATAGGTTCTTCTCTCCATCAGAACAATAAGGCTGTTATGCTTATTACTAAACTTGTTGAAGAGATGAAATATTACGAAGGTATGTCTTTTTTATCAAAGGTTGAATCGAACATCAGAAGAAGAATTAGGCCAAAAATTAGGATACATTCTAAGAAAGTAAACCTTCAATCGAAAATAAGCAAATGAAAggctttcataaaaattctcgTAGAATCAAGAATGAAGTTTTCATTCTGTACATGCCAGATCATGAATTATTAACTGCATCCAATCTCTAAAAAATCCCAATTGTTTCAAACTTTTTGGAATGGAATTTTTACAAAATCCCCATGAATAGGATCAAACCTTATTCCATGTTATTTACATGAGAttcctctttcttattcttaaacAAGTCCCCAAGAGGGCTTATTTGATCAATGATTTATGTTTCATCTTTCGTTTccttgtcttttattttgagaAACATATCGATCACTTCcgattctttatttttctattgattcttTTCCGATCGAGATGTATGGATCCATGGGTCTATATGTCTATACAGATCCAGTTCATGGATTaacaaaaatatgcaaaagCTCTATTTGCCTTTACCATTCTATGAGGCTTTTAATTTGGAACTTCATTTGAAAACTATATTTCGATCCGAACATTTTTAGGATACCCCTAATAACCAAAGAATGGCAAGTGCTTTTCCTTGTGTGGATCTTATTTCAATGGGCACTTGATGGGTCGATCCACCTACACGTCTTGCTTTTACTGCTGTATCGGGAGTTACTCCATGTATTGCTTGATGTAAAACAAATAGTGGATTTGTTTCTAACTTCATGGCTTGATAGATAATTTGATAAgccaatgattttttttccatgttaaCTAATCGATTATGATAAATTGGATCGAattttgcagttttttttttctgcagtACCTCGATGTGACATGAGCCTAAAAGGGGTTCAAGaatcagttttctttttataagggctaaaatcatttattttggctttttgaACCTATATTGTAGGGTGGATCTCGAAAGATATGAaagatgatgtgattccgccctagcccgctccaccgataacccgctgtggtgctgactcgacacggatgaagactaggccaatcacaagagctcaaattaagagatttcaGGAcaactgggagtatttatacaggggataatcaatctcaacagagcttgtccatacttgaagatacaaagcctattctaagcatccaagtggtggaagccgatacggacccaggtgacggttttggtacatttttggagtccgagaagtatgaaatggttccaatgctttatgggttcaatacatatacctaataggtcatggaatcaagttaaagcagccttaaatacaatcaaaaagggcggacagcatcaacaatttggccgaatttgctatattgcttgctggctttatggtattttactgtattagccttttcttatttttccaagcatgggcaacgtgtgggacttcatattcagcttatttggcatcctccaaagcatctagaagctgatttgaagctcaaagaggtcaaagattgatcaaagtcaacttgatcaaaaaggctagcatttttagtttcctaatttgtttttactttttgttttaggaaactaccattactttttggcttttatttatttattttctggaaaaataactttaggaaggtttttattttattctttccattgtaaattaattaattcctaatttaatataaaggaattaattaatcaaacttagattaggaaaggaagtatagtttcagccaactaggtttctttatgtgtggtggccagttttctttatgttctagggttttattttgtggctttgtagcctatttaaatgtctggttatcaataagaaaacaactttgatttgattaagaaaatacttgtgagattaattatctctttgttctttgagagcacctaaaacaccattagagaattggttgttttagcttgacttatcaataggttttccatctcctattgtggcgtctacattataccaaggtttctaaccacaggttgggtaggggttgaggtccattccattagaacttgaacttaattaagatccgggctagtataatacgggtttaggagcaggtcgtcctaggttcgtatcaaaagaTCTCCCTCCAAGCTGTACATACGACTTTCATCGAATACGGCTTTCCATAGAATTCTACATGTATCTATGTGATCGAGTATGGAATTCTATTTACTCACTTTAAATTGAGTATCCGTTCCCCTCCTTTTCCTACTAGGATTGTAAATCTTGTATTTTACATATCCATAGGATTGAGTCCTTGGGTTTCCAAAATAGTGTAAAAAGAATTGCTTCGAATCATTGGTATTTGACTCAAACCTGTTCTAAAAAAGTTGAGGCATTTCAAATTTTGTTGACATGGACAAAGTCAAGGAAAACCTCtgaaattatttcaatattgaACCTTGGACATATAATAGTTCCGAATCGAATCTCTTTAGAAAGAAAATCTTTTGTCTCATGGTAGCCTGCTTCAGTTCCCTTACAAAACTTTCGTTATTGGGTTAACCATACACTTCACATGTTTCTAGCAATTCACATGGCTTCATCAAATGATACAAGTCTTGGATAAGAATCTACAATGCACTAGAACGTCCTTGTTGACGATCCTTTACTCTGACAGCATCTAGGGTTCCTCGAACAATGGGATATCTCACACCGGGTAAATCCTTAACCCTTCTCCCTCTTACTAAGACTACAGAATGTTTCTGTAAATTATGGCCAATACCAGGGATAAAAGTAGTCATTTCAAACCTAAAGGTTAAGCGTACTCTAGCAACTTTACTTAAGGCAGAGTTTGGTTTTTTGGGGATGATAATGGAAAAGTTGATAGATAAGTCACCCTTAATGCCATTCTGTAGAACCATACATGAGATTTTAATCTCATACGGCTCCTCGTTCAATTCTTTTGAAGTCATTCGATCATTTTCCTCATTCGAGAATCTCTTCCCTTCTTCCACTCCGTTCTGAAGAGTAACTAGGACCAATTCAGTCacattttcattcatttggaaTCTGGGCTCTTAtactttacttatttttttattattttttgtttattttctttttttattttactcctTTCCATCGTTGCTTTAGTGCCATAGGTTTGATCCTGTAGGATCTAACTCATTTTCTCATCGAGCGAAAGGtacaaaataaattagattgattttttGATCAAAAGTACTATGTTATGTGAAatctttggtttttttatctttctttatccCTATCCCATAGGTACAATGTTTGAATCAATAGAGAACCTTTTCTTCTGTATCAATATATCTAtgtaaattgatattattacaTTCCAATTCCTTCCCGATACCTCCCAAGGAAAATCTCAAATTGGATCCCAATTTGACGGGTTATGTGAGCTTATCCATGCAGTTATGCACTCTTCGAGTGGGAATCCATTTTCTAAAAGATCTTGGCTTTTCCGCTTTGGTGGGTCTCCAAGATCCTTTCAATGACCTATGTTATGTTGAAGCGATATGTATATGATCCAATCATTTGCGTAAAGCTTGCAATAGCAACGGAACTGGGGAAAGTATACAGAAAAGATagttattttctattatattagcattttctattatattagtaTTAGATTAGTATTAGTTAGTAATCTCGGCTTAATGAGTCCTTTCTTCCATGATGAACTGTTGGCACTAGTCCTCCATTTTGTCTTTGTAGACTGACGAGAAAGGGGGTTCA is a window from the Ziziphus jujuba cultivar Dongzao chromosome 11, ASM3175591v1 genome containing:
- the LOC132799234 gene encoding small ribosomal subunit protein uS12c-like; translation: MNENVTELVLVTLQNGVEEGKRFSNEENDRMTSKELNEEPYEIKISCMVLQNGIKGDLSINFSIIIPKKPNSALSKVARVRLTFRFEMTTFIPGIGHNLQKHSVVLVRGRRVKDLPGVRYPIVRGTLDAVRVKDRQQGRSSAL